The genomic window AACATCGCCTGACCAAGTATTTGCTCCGTAACGCTGTTGACCCGCAAAAGCTGAACGAGTCAAAATAAAAACTCTTTTATCTGATGATACTTCACGCTGATGATCATAAACGCCGCCAACAGTCATTAATGGATAGGCATTTCTAACCTTTCTAAATGAACCTAAAAATGTTTTGTTGTCAAAATCTTTAGGTTTAAAATCCAAATGATCTGGCTCTGTAGAATCCATCCACCAACCATCGATTCCTAAAGAAAACAATCCTTTGTTTAAGTATTTCCAATAAATATCTCTTGCTTCCGGATTATAAGCGTCATAAACTTGTACTCCCGAAGGGAAGTTCATATCTGGTGGCCAGGTTTCTTTTCCTGATTGTGGCCAAGTCTGAAAATCCATCAGCATATTTTTAGCTTTCATCTCTTGGAATTGCGGTGTTTTTGGACCAAAAGAAGACCAGATAGAAATCAATAAGTGTGCATTCAAATTATGAATGTCATCAATCATTTGTTGTGGTTTTGAAAATTCTGGATTTAAAAAATTCATTCCATTCCAATGGTAATTATCGCCCCAATATTGCCAATCTTGAATAATACCATCTAAAGGGACACCCAAATCACGGTACTTTTTCACTACCTCAACAGTTTCATTTTGACTTTTGTAACGCTCTTTACTTTGCCAGAAACCGAAAGTCCATTTAGGAAACATAGGTACCTGCCCTGTCAAATCACGCATTTCGGCAATTACGCCATCAGCATTTTTACCACTCATGAAATAATAGTCAATTCCATCTCCGACTTCGGATTTAAAAGAAGTTTCTTCGGGATTATCGCTAAAATCCGTTGGGGAATAATTGTCCCAAAATAATCCATATCCTTTATCCGATTGAAAAAAGGTCACAAAATCCCAAGTGTTATTCTGCACCATATGAACTTTCTGGTTTCGTTGCGACATTTTTCCGTTTTGGAGAATTCCCAATCCGTAAATTGATTCTTTTTTATCCAAAACAAAAGATTGAGTTATGGAATACGTTTTAGAACCTGCATCATCAAAATTTGTAAAAACGGCTCCAGAATTTTTTTCGTTCAATAACGATTTACCATCAACTGTTTTAAAATTTATAGATCCATCGTTTAAATTTAAAACAGCTTCGACGCTCTGGCTTTTCAACGAAACAGTTGTATCTTTTTTATCAATAGTGAATTTTGTGTTTTCAGCCACTTTTACCACTGACAAACTTTTCTTTTCAAAACTTCCTCCGGCAGGATATTTTATAACTCTAACTATTTCAGGACTATAAAACTGAATTTCAACTACCGTCGAATTGATAGACGTTTTTACTCCTAAATTTGTTTTTTCATAAGATTGAGCAATACTGTTTAAGCTAGTTAAACAGAATAGTAGCGACAACAAGTAGACTTTTTGTATCATAATTTTAGACTTTGTTTTTTTCCAGTATAGGTAATTTCTCTTTTTTGTGTTTTTCCCTCCTTATTGATTAAAACAACATTGAAGTTTCTTTTAGACAGCATTCCTTTAAATTTTCCTTTTAGATCATTTATTGTCAATTGCTTTTCAGCATTTTTCCATTCGAATTTAATTTGAGAAAAAGCGCCCTTTTCATAATTGTAGTTATCTCCTTCATCTTCGTATAATGTAAAATTACCATCGGCACCTTCGTAAATACGAATTTCAAGATTATCCCACTTTTTTTCATTAGTCGATTGTACTATTGGTCCAAAAGGGATTATAGCACCTGCTTTCACAAACAATGGTATTCTATTTAATGGTGCATTTACTTTCACTT from Flavobacterium eburneipallidum includes these protein-coding regions:
- a CDS encoding TIM-barrel domain-containing protein, translated to MIQKVYLLSLLFCLTSLNSIAQSYEKTNLGVKTSINSTVVEIQFYSPEIVRVIKYPAGGSFEKKSLSVVKVAENTKFTIDKKDTTVSLKSQSVEAVLNLNDGSINFKTVDGKSLLNEKNSGAVFTNFDDAGSKTYSITQSFVLDKKESIYGLGILQNGKMSQRNQKVHMVQNNTWDFVTFFQSDKGYGLFWDNYSPTDFSDNPEETSFKSEVGDGIDYYFMSGKNADGVIAEMRDLTGQVPMFPKWTFGFWQSKERYKSQNETVEVVKKYRDLGVPLDGIIQDWQYWGDNYHWNGMNFLNPEFSKPQQMIDDIHNLNAHLLISIWSSFGPKTPQFQEMKAKNMLMDFQTWPQSGKETWPPDMNFPSGVQVYDAYNPEARDIYWKYLNKGLFSLGIDGWWMDSTEPDHLDFKPKDFDNKTFLGSFRKVRNAYPLMTVGGVYDHQREVSSDKRVFILTRSAFAGQQRYGANTWSGDVNSTWDMLRKQIPAGLNFSLCGIPYWNTDIGGFFAGAYNKSWNDGSGSRNSSYQELYVRWLQFGAFTPMMRSHGTDIPREIYQFGKKGETIYDAIEKTINLRYALLPYIYSNAWKITNGQSSMMRALMMDFEDDKVKDMNNEYLFGQSILVAPIINAQYTPEAVVKTNEDTGWNKKDASDKTKTVAVDFSQKKSKKVYLPAGTEWYDFWTNKKYKGGQEIDQETRIDEIPLYIKAGSVIPWGPKVQYADEKKWDNLEIRIYEGADGEFTLYEDEGDNYNYEKGKYATITFKWDDLKKTLSISEQKGTFKGMLTQRKFNVVKVSLNQKQPDKASEKLDKVVDYKGSKISIKL